A single genomic interval of Helianthus annuus cultivar XRQ/B chromosome 13, HanXRQr2.0-SUNRISE, whole genome shotgun sequence harbors:
- the LOC110899327 gene encoding protein KAKU4 encodes MDSASPATADPAAAGRSGGKIIKRRPISARKTPYHRPAPNPQPENPNWRNGLLFPAKFVAGGATRLLSSIWNPKSWGTRSSSSESGDSDSEVGIEDDYVRDEIVPDADAELNQDKGSSSGKSEILYLIEQLVMLEHFSREECDRLIEIMNSRVVDYTMKDGMDAAPKKPDIIGKAIMEARKKISENMAGTSSKSDLDNSIHGSKSVMNPNMDNHSGASWKIQNEMQRLHSKAAELLKPNESISLEAPKPDTKNTQDDVPTETLSSLPTIDEQNLTAEEKDVKDDKAGDDVTLIEEDHDLTTEYAEVADVVNASQGSSNTSEPTSTKAANSPSVNRPVTRARRYNTRRGRGRGKGK; translated from the exons ATGGACTCCGCTTCTCCGGCCACCGCTGACCCCGCCGCTGCCGGCAGATCCGGCGGAAAAATCATCAAACGGAGACCAATTTCCGCCAGAAAAACCCCCTACCACCGCCCCGCACCCAATCCGCAACCTGAAAACCCTAATTGGCGCAATGGTCTCCTTTTTCCCGCCAAATTTGTTGCCGGTGGTGCTACTAGGCTTCTTTCGTCGATTTGGAACCCTAAAAGTTGGGGCACGCGTTCGTCTTCTTCAGAGAGTGGTGATTCTGATTCAG AAGTTGGTATAGAAGATGATTATGTACGTGACGAAATTGTTCCCGATGCTGATGCCGAGCTCAATCAG GATAAAGGCAGTTCGTCAGGGAAGAGTGAGATTTTATATCTAATTGAACAACTAGTTATGCTGGAACACTTTTCAAG GGAAGAGTGTGATAGACTAATAGAGATTATGAATTCGCGAGTCGTAGATTATACAATGAAAGACGGAATGGATGCTGCACCGA AGAAGCCGGATATTATCGGCAAAGCCATCATGGAAGCAAGAAAAAAGATTTCAGAAAACATGGCCGGTACAAGTTCAAAGTCGGACTTGGACAATAGCATTCACGGTTCCAAATCTGTTATGAATCCAAAC ATGGATAATCATTCTGGTGCATCATGGAAGATTCAGAACGAAATGCAACGGTTGCATTCCAAGGCCGCAGAGCTTTTGAAACCAAACGAGTCGATATCCTTAGAAGCCCCAAAACCCG ATACGAAGAACACTCAAGATGATGTACCAACCGAAACCTTGTCATCTCTTCCAACAATCGACGAGCAAAATCTG ACCGCAGAGGAAAAAGACGTTAAAGATGATAAAGCGGGTGATGATGTCACTCTTATTGAAGAGGATCACGATCTAACTACTGAATATGCGGAAGTGGCTGATGTTGTTAACGCTTCTCAGGGCAGCTCCAACACCAGTGAACCGACGTCTACTAAAGCGGCCAACAGCCCATCTGTAAACCGACCAGTGACGAGAGCCAGAAGGTACAACACTAGAAGAGGCAGGGGCCGGGGCAAGGGCAAATGA